Proteins encoded within one genomic window of Rhododendron vialii isolate Sample 1 chromosome 1a, ASM3025357v1:
- the LOC131327252 gene encoding receptor-like protein Cf-9, translated as MESWKKGSDCCSWDGVECDRETGQVIGLDLSCSWLQGAIHPNSSLFLSFPQLQKLNLAYNNFFMSRISPEFTRFTKLTHLNLSRCGFSGKVPPGVSFLNKLMSLDLSYNFDLRLEEGGFELLIQNLSKLRDLDLSVVNMSSSVVPNSLLNLTFLRTVGLGESGLHGEFPSGVFLLPHLQNLVIIFEEGLTGHIPDFINSTYTVQNLILIAQGISGVLPDSIANLKSLKQLVIRYSKFHGSIPTSLWNLPQITYVDLSYNNFSGILPSLISNLTQITSLDLSYNNFHGILPSSISNITQITYLDLSSNNFSGSLPSSISNLGNLRTLRLLDNNFTGRFLSWDVNLPKLEVLDVSNNSLTGPLPSQVVVPPNLTDLTIGRNLINGTIPSWVFELPALKYLDLSYNKLIGHTLEFQSSSLEIIDLSHNDLNGTIPNSTFELRKLTHLIVSSNSFSGTIPRSNRFSEYLNVIDLKMNNFSGTIHDSFTRRNFLTTINLYGNGFEGPITKSLINCRYLEVLDLGRNKFFDEFPHWLGNLPNLHVLILQSNKFHGSIVTSTTKFPFPMLRVLNMANNNFTGPLPIKYFKSFKAMMNVDEHFDLEYMRTGGIYYDSLTIVIKGSTIEMKKILKVFTAIDLSRNKFQGEIPEIIGGLNSIRGLNLSHNSLTGHIPKSLGNLTKLEWIDLSSNKLNGEIPRQLVNLTFLGTLNLSQNRLVGPIPRGKQFDTFSNDSYINNSALCGPPLSNACGDPKATQPPPSTFEEEDSEPVSGFGWEVILPGYGFGLVVGLVMGYLMFSFGKPQWLVKMVEGVGNRNEKRLKSNARRRGGRRN; from the coding sequence ATGGAGTCATGGAAAAAGGGTTCTGATTGTTGTTCCTGGGATGGGGTCGAGTGTGACAGAGAGACAGGTCAAGTAATTGGACTCGACCTCAGCTGTAGCTGGCTTCAAGGCGCCATCCATCCTAATAGCAGTCTCTTCCTCTCCTTTCCCCAGCTCCAAAAGCTCAACCTCGCTTACAATAACTTTTTCATGTCTCGCATCTCACCTGAATTCACTCGGTTCACCAAATTGACACACCTCAATCTCTCTAGGTGTGGTTTTTCGGGCAAAGTCCCACCTGGAGTCTCCTTCCTAAACAAACTGATGTCGCTCGATCTCTCTTACAattttgatttgagattggaagaAGGCGGGTTCGAGTTACTCATTCAAAATTTATCCAAGTTAAGAGATCTTGATCTTAGCGTGGTAAACATGTCTTCTTCGGTGGTTCCAAATTCCTTGCTCAATTTGACTTTTTTAAGAACCGTTGGTCTCGGAGAGTCTGGTTTACATGGAGAATTTCCTAGCGGAGTATTCCTCTTACCACATCTACAGAACTTGGTAATAATTTTTGAGGAGGGTCTCACGGGTCATATACCCGATTTCATCAATTCAACCTATACGGTCCAGAACTTAATTCTCATAGCCCAGGGAATTTCTGGAGTATTGCCGGACTCAATTGCTAATCTGAAGTCCTTGAAGCAATTGGTCATCCGTTATTCTAAATTCCACGGATCCATTCCTACTTCTCTCTGGAACCTTCCACAAATCACTTATGTGGACCTCTCATACAACAATTTCAGTGGTATCCTCCCGTCATTGATTTCAAACCTTACACAAATCACTTCTTTGGACCTCTCATACAACAATTTCCATGGTATCCTcccatcttcaatttcaaacaTTACACAAATCACTTATTTGGACCTCTCATCCAACAATTTCAGTGGTTCCCTtccatcttcaatttcaaaccTTGGAAATCTCAGGACCTTAAGACTTTTGGATAATAATTTCACAGGTCGCTTCTTGTCATGGGATGTAAACTTGCCAAAACTTGAGGTCTTGGATGTGTCAAACAATAGTCTCACTGGTCCTCTTCCTTCACAAGTAGTTGTACCTCCAAATCTAACCGATTTGACCATAGGCCGAAACTTgataaacggtacaatcccaTCTTGGGTCTTCGAATTACCCGCACTCAAGTACTTAGATCTCAGTTATAACAAACTGATTGGTCATACACTTGAGTTTCAATCCTCTTCCTTGGAGATTATTGATTTGAGTCATAATGACCTAAATGGTACTATTCCAAATTCAACCTTTGAACTCCGAAAGCTTACCCACCTTATTGTTTCTTCAAATAGCTTTTCTGGCACTATTCCTAGATCAAATAGATTCAGTGAATATCTCAATGTAATCGATTTAAAGATGAATAACTTCTCTGGCACCATCCATGATTCATTTACCAGGAGAAATTTCTTGACAACTATCAATCTTTATGGCAATGGATTTGAAGGGCCAATAACGAAGTCTCTGATTAACTGTAGATACCTGGAAGTGCTAGATCTCGGAAGAAACAAGTTCTTTGATGAATTTCCGCATTGGTTGGGAAATTTACCGAACTTGCATGTCCTAATCTTGCAATCCAACAAATTTCATGGGTCGATCGTGACTTCCACGACCAAATTTCCCTTCCCCATGTTGCGAGTACTTAATATGGCGAACAATAATTTCACTGGTCCATTGCCCATAAAGTACTTCAAAAGTTTTAAAGCAATGATGAACGTGGATGAGCATTTTGATTTGGAGTACATGAGAACTGGTGGTATTTATTATGATTCTCTGACAATAGTAATCAAAGGATCGACcattgaaatgaaaaaaatccttaaagTTTTCACAGCCATTGACTTATCAAGGAACAAGTTTCAGGGTGAGATTCCTGAGATCATCGGTGGGCTAAATTCGATTCGAGGACTCAACTTGTCACACAACAGCCTCACGGGTCATATACCAAAGTCACTTGGTAATTTGACGAAGCTTGAATGGATAGACCTCTCATCAAACAAGCTCAATGGGGAGATCCCTCGGCAACTCGTGAATTTAACCTTTCTCGGAACGCTTAATCTTTCGCAGAATCGCCTAGTGGGGCCTATACCTCGAGGCAAACAATTCGATACATTTTCGAATGATTCTTACATCAACAACTCGGCGTTATGCGGACCTCCATTGTCGAATGCATGTGGCGATCCTAAGGCAACACAGCCACCACCATCGACATTCGAAGAAGAAGATTCAGAGCCCGTGAGTGGATTTGGTTGGGAAGTCATATTGCCCGGGTATGGATTTGGACTGGTAGTTGGACTTGTCATGGGATATCTTATGTTCTCCTTCGGTAAACCTCAATGGCTTGTGAAGATGGTTGAAGGTGTAGGAAACAGAAACGAAAAGAGGCTGAAAAGCAATGCTCGGAGACGTGGAGGCAGGAGAAATTAG